In Vitis riparia cultivar Riparia Gloire de Montpellier isolate 1030 unplaced genomic scaffold, EGFV_Vit.rip_1.0 scaffold774_pilon_pilon, whole genome shotgun sequence, one DNA window encodes the following:
- the LOC117910536 gene encoding uncharacterized protein LOC117910536, producing MVNLCFPKCRLLRVMGTLQIILGGLVIIVSISSLFRFYSAGFFLHNEDICRHFYGFKEDYEGFDIKALSARVEEVLAQMESLQNKLESTVQQMEKNKESMAANISKTEYKKFLEEEVIQPLYSAHISLRQIRFPRAEGIGNATIKEEPLINSFVVEEIRKYITPKENRLGRINIYGTGKVYNTIGHACVLMKKELEEYMDYDIGSYCKDDWNQAQKLMINGCDPLPRRRCLTRASKLYFRPYPINESLWRIPDGRNVRWSNYQCRNFECLSSKNPKRGYSKCAGCFEMENEKLKWVTNSSLPVDFLIRDVLGIKPGEIRIGLDFGIGTGTFAARMREQNVTIISTALNLGAPFSETIALRGLIPLYVTLNQRLPFFDNTMDLIHTSGFMDGWLDLQLMDFILFDWDRILRPGGLLWIDRFFCDRKALDDYMYMFLQFRYKKHKWSISPKSGDDVFLSALLEKPPRSL from the coding sequence ATGGTGAACTTGTGCTTTCCAAAATGTAGACTGCTAAGGGTAATGGGCACGCTTCAAATTATATTGGGAGGCCTTGTTATAATTGTAAGCATATCTAGTCTCTTCAGGTTCTACTCCGCCGGGTTTTTCCTGCACAATGAAGATATTTGTCGCCATTTCTATGGCTTCAAGGAAGATTATGAGGGCTTTGATATCAAGGCGTTGTCCGCACGGGTTGAGGAAGTACTAGCCCAGATGGAAAGTTTACAGAACAAGCTTGAATCGACAGTACAACAGATGGAGAAGAACAAGGAGTCTATGGCTGCCAACATTTCAAAAACTGAATATAAAAAGTTCTTGGAGGAGGAGGTGATTCAGCCCCTTTACAGTGCTCACATTTCTCTCAGACAGATTCGGTTTCCCAGGGCTGAAGGGATTGGGAATGCGACGATTAAGGAGGAGCCCTTGATCAATTCCTTTGTAGTGGAAGAGATTCGGAAATATATAACCCCAAAGGAGAACAGGCTTGGGAGGATCAATATTTATGGAACAGGGAAGGTATACAACACTATAGGACATGCTTGTGTGCTAATGAAGAAGGAATTGGAAGAGTACATGGACTATGATATTGGGTCGTATTGTAAAGATGATTGGAATCAAGCCCAGAAGCTCATGATCAACGGCTGTGATCCATTGCCCAGAAGGCGGTGCCTGACAAGGGCATCGAAGCTCTATTTCAGGCCGTATCCAATCAATGAGTCTCTCTGGAGAATACCAGATGGTAGAAATGTAAGGTGGAGTAACTATCAGTGCAGGAACTTTGAATGCTTATCGAGCAAGAATCCGAAGAGGGGGTATTCAAAGTGTGCTGGGTGTTTTGAGATGGAGAATGAAAAGCTTAAATGGGTGACCAACAGCTCACTGCCTGTAGATTTCTTGATAAGGGATGTTCTGGGAATCAAGCCGGGCGAGATCAGGATAGGCCTGGACTTTGGTATTGGTACTGGGACTTTTGCAGCAAGGATGAGGGAACAGAATGTTACTATCATCTCAACTGCTCTCAATCTTGGGGCTCCTTTCAGTGAGACAATCGCACTTAGGGGCCTGATTCCTCTGTATGTGACACTGAATCAACGGCTCCCCTTCTTTGATAACACCATGGACTTGATTCATACAAGTGGGTTCATGGATGGCTGGCTGGACCTGCAGCTGATGGACTTCATCTTATTCGACTGGGATCGGATCTTAAGGCCTGGAGGGTTGCTATGGATCGACCGGTTCTTTTGTGACAGGAAGGCTCTGGATGACTACATGTACATGTTTCTGCAGTTCAGGTACAAAAAACACAAGTGGTCTATTTCTCCCAAATCAGGAGATGACGTTTTTCTTTCTGCATTGCTGGAGAAACCTCCAAGATCCCTATGA
- the LOC117910543 gene encoding nuclear transcription factor Y subunit B-4-like — MVDEQDHLLPIANVGRIMKQILPPRAKISKEGKETMQECASEFISFVTGEASDKCHKENRKTVNGDDICWALSALGFDDYAEAILRYLHKYREFERERANQNKVGGSEDKDEATNCKCIQAGKQTVIPPLECRVIEKGNSSLTKPS, encoded by the coding sequence ATGGTTGATGAGCAGGATCATTTGCTGCCTATTGCCAACGTGGGCCGGATCATGAAGCAAATCCTGCCACCAAGAGCCAAGATCTCCAAAGAAGGCAAAGAAACAATGCAAGAGTGTGCATCTGAGTTCATAAGTTTTGTTACTGGTGAAGCATCTGACAAGTGTCACAAAGAGAACCGCAAGACGGTGAACGGAGATGACATTTGTTGGGCTCTGAGTGCACTAGGATTTGATGACTATGCTGAGGCTATATTAAGGTACTTACATAAATATAGGGAgtttgaaagagagagagcCAACCAAAACAAAGTTGGTGGCAGTGAAGACAAAGATGAAGCAACAAACTGTAAATGTATCCAAGCTGGGAAGCAAACTGTAATTCctccattagagtgcagagttATCGAGAAGGGTAATAGCTCTCTTACAAAGCCATCTTAA